The sequence acatgtacacacacagttgtacacATAGTTGCTTTTGAGGCGACTGTGTCGGAAGGGCTTTGATCTGGATATTTGTGTAGtctctgtgtactgtgtgtgtctgtgtttgtgttgtacagTAAGTtgatgtgagtctgtgtgtgtttgtaacatgGCCTTTTTATCAGAGAAGATCGTTTTGTGAGTGACTTAGCACGGTCAGTCATAAAACTAATTTattagttgtttttttcctgttagCCGAGTTCCATGTTAGCATTCCTGGTTAGCTGCAGCTAGAGATCCTTGTTAAAAGCTACAGTTCTCTGTTATCATTGGATGAGTTTTAACAATTAGCTTTCTAGAGGCAAATGGAAGTTGTGATATTTCAGTTGCCTGGTTACTGTTATGTTCCATACTGAATCATACAGTCATTaatctatctctcctcttccgGCATCTGTGTTACCACTCCCATAATGCAGTAACTTTGGAAGTCCATGTCTGTCAtattctggagtgtgtgtgtgtgcagtgtatttTTGGAGTACTGGAGTGTTACCATGTACTTAGAAGGCTATCATTTAGAactgtaaacataaacattaaTTGTATAAATTCAGTGTAGAACTGTTCAGccacaatgctgtgtgtgtgtgtttatgtttgtgagcTTGTAGGATGACTGGCAAAATGTGgtaattgtgtgtatgtatgtgtgtgtctgcaaggctctgtctgtctgtgtctatgtgtgtctgtctgtctgtctgtctgtctgtctgtctctctctgtctgtatgatTGGGTGAGTTAGTTCTTCTGTGAGTTGGAATTGTTGTGTGTTAGCAACCGGTGGGGCAGGGCGAAAGGCTGGCGGATGTTAAGTCGGTCTTTCTCCGCCTCCAGATCTTCATCATAGCGCTCGTCCTCGTCGGCGTTGTCCTCAGCCTCACTGTggtggggagaggagtggagggagtggGCAGGCGAGGGCGGCACAGAGGCTGGCCGGGGGTACCGGAAGCCCGAtggctgcagagagaggaagagtatgtCAGGGCACACAACCAAACTGGAAGATAGTAATCCTATTTTAAATACCAAAAAAGTTGACCTTGGAACTCAAGCTTGCGCATGAAAATGGTTACGCTTTAACGGCACACACAAAACCCTTCCTTCTCAAGGAACACATTCAtttccacacatgcacatagaggAAGCATACATGAAGACTTACCTGAGATTCATCGTGAGGCTCATACATGTAGGTGTCTGGGTAGGCTTTGGCAAGAGCCATGTGACGTGCAGATATGTAGTACTATGGTAGAAAAGTGAGAAACACAGAGCGTACATGAAGTTAATTAAGTAAATGAAAAAGGTTTTCTGATATCTACTTAACACCAGCAACACGGTGAACCATAAATGCTAACCCTGCCGAGGTATTTCCAGTCCAGCAGGTCGCTGAGTCGCTCGGTTCGGTTCCTCTGGATGATCCTCTGTCTGCGGCTCTGCTGGCAGAACTGGTAGAGGAAGGTGGTGAGCTGGTTACAGGACTCATCCACCCCACGGTACCGCCGGTCAAGAATGTAGATACCTGGAAGAGAGGAACAGCAATCATACCGATACTTTCAGACTTTTCACAGTAAACGCAAAACATTTGTGTGCACTGCTGCATTCGGCCAGCTTCACAGCAAACGTGTGCAAGTCATCGTAAAAATAAGCACAATATGGTTTCAGTGTAAGCACAGCACTAACCGTAGGCAGAGGGGTCTGCTATGTGTTCCTCCATGAAACAGCCAAATCCGGACAGATTTGTGGAAATGGACGGAATTCCCATTACAGTGCATTCagctgagaggcagagaaatgAGCTTGGTGAataaagcttgtgtgtgttgaaccCTGGAATTCATGGAGGTAAGGCAGGCACATGGTGAGTGAGGTGTACAGGTGTACAATACCTGGTGTGTATCCCCAAGGCTCGTAGTAAGAGGGAAACACTCCAAGATGGCAGCCTCTCACAAACTCCTCATAGTCCATGGGCAGCAGGGGGGACGTGGAGGACAGGAACTCTGGATGGAAGATTACCTACGACAAAAGTGTGCGTGTTTACAAATAGCTCCACATGTTTGGAGTTTGACGGTGCATGACTGTGTTTGGACTTTGACTGCCTATATCTGATCTGAACATTGACATCAGCGCACACACCAATATACACATGAAGACCAGAGGTGGGGTGTGGTTGATGAACAAGCTCCCTTGTTTCAGGGCCTGATTTTCATCATACATATCATGAATTCCAAAGGGAGTGCACACACCTTCACTCTATCTGAGGCGCTGTTGAAGAGGCCGATGCGGCGGATACAGGTCAGTATGGGGTCGGAGCTGTCCTCCAGCATGTTGTGGGTGCAGATGGGGGGCTGGCACTGCCTCTGTGTGGCGAAGATGGCTCGCTTCATCATGGTGAAGTCTTCCTTATCCAGCATCTTGCTCATGTCTGGCAGCTGGCCACTGAGAAAAGGCATTCAGTCATTATTCAGTTACTCTGAAGTTGTAAGGCAATGGGAAAATACAAAACATAGTTACGGCTCATCTGGATTAGATACTCACACCAACAGTGATTCGTAGAGTTTTTTCCCAAAGCGTTCTTTGACAGTGTGTGCTGTATCCCTGTCATgaagcaaacacatacacatgactaTACTTCACCTTCAAATGTAGAAGGAGTATAGCAGAATGAGTATAGTGATATAAATAAAGATCATGTTTGCTGTGGGAGTTATGTTGAAGGAGTATAGTAGAATGCAGTATAGTGATGTAAATAAAGATCATGTTTGCTGTGTGAGTTAACAGTATAGTGATATAAATAAAGATCATGTTTGCTGTGTGAGTTAACAGTATAGTGATATAAATAAAGATCATGTTTGCTGTGGGAGTTACCCGAGCTGTTTTCGGACTGCCTGGCCTTTCAGTGTCTCCACGTTGAAGTTGTTGGTCCTTGCGGGCATGATGAAAAAGGCAACAACTGTGACATCACTGTGGTTTACCTGCAACACACATATGCGcgtacacgcatgcacacacacacacacacacacacacacacagagagagagagatattggaTATTGAATAATCGCTGATGTCCTTAAAAATTGTCCTGCAATCAAGGTTTTTCCACAGTGACCAAGTGTAGCGGATCATAACCCGTCCAGTTTAAAGGGCAAATCTAATTTCAAGATCTTTAGATTCATCTTTCGTTCGACTATAAGATCACATTTTTGTCAGTAGGGTCCATAAGTCATAGTATGGAGTCAGTGGAGAATTGTAGCATATGAGTACATCTTGGCAAGGAAGATGATCACCACAAGACAAACAAGGACAACTCCTCAAAAGCATGTTGCATGGTTGGCCTGCTTTTGAAAAATTCAGTCTTTATCTTCGAGTAGAATACTGCAGGAAGTAAGCAATCAAGGAGCTCTTTtaaaggggcgacagtggtacagtggtacaggaggtagagaagtcggttagtaatcagaaggttgttagttcgattccctgtcgaagcgtccttgagcaagacactgaacccctaattgctcctgatgtgcagtgtgccatcagtgtaaatgtaaaatgtgtatacattgtaagtcacacatatgtaagtcgctttggataaaagcgtctgctaaatgactaaatgtaaacgtaAAGGTTACAAGAGGTGATTTTAAGTGTAGGGACAAAGAGGATAAGAAGAGGGAAGTTTAAATGTCATGTAACATCATCAAATTGGACCATAATTGATCAAAATAAAGCCCAGTTAACTGTTTTTAAAACAGCTAAATGTTTTTATATTAGTCACGAAGCGTCAAAGAAATGTTTTCCAAATTGTAACAGCATGCAGAAAAAATGCACACCTAAGGCCTTTTCATATGTTCAGCCTAAAACACAGATCTTCAAAAGATCCCCCATCAGATACAGTATTCCAGTAATCCTTTATCATGAGTTAGTGCTCAGTGTgcagaaataaaacatttaaatgtctGTATTTATTCTCATTTCTTCAAGTCTAAATGTttcatattttaaataaaaaatgtatgttgTATGAAGCACTCACCCTCAGCAGATAGTTCAGTCTGGCCAGAGCTTCTAGAAAGACATCCGCTCCTTTGTTAGAGAACTCGTAGCGCCCAGCAATAAAGAGGAATAAGGTCTTATCCAGGTTAAAATCCAGGTGCCTGTCAAATAATAAAGGTGTAGtcaatacaatgtgtgtgtctgagtgtgtgtgtgtgagtgtgtgcttgcatatgtgtgtttgcatttgtggaATCTGAATTAATTTGGCCCGCTGTATCCATGTTAGGTCACTTACCCATAGAAGTGGCCTCTGACGAACTCATTAATGCGGTTTTTGCTCTGGGCATGGAGGTTCTGAAACTCATGCATGGCTGAGAACTTCTTCACATTCAGTCCATTAGGAGTGACAAAGTCTAGGACCAGAGATTAACAGATATAAGCAAGAGATTAACAGATTTAGTTGATGTGTATATGAATGACACTGGCCCTGGGAAATGTGGTGAGAGAGGGCTGAATGGGATTTGTGCTCACCTGGCTTCCTCTTCAGGAGGAACTCCGCTTCAATCGCCGTTATCTGGGAGACTGTGGTGAAAACATGAGCACACCGGGCAGCTGCTCGCTCCAAACAGTAACGGTGATATATCTGCCTATCTCCAGCCTCTTTATCCACATTAAACTGTagatcagagccagagagagagcaagaggtgaGAGATTTAAGTTTTAATAATGATTAAATGACAATCAAAATGGGTTGACATGGGGTTACCTTTAAATAGATTTACAGATACATTATCGTCCATACACTATGTGCACACTTAAAATAAAAGCACAAACATGCTAAAGGCTAAAGTATTTGGTATTCCCCATTGTTTTACAGCTGTATGCAAAAGTTTGCGCACCCCAAGGCAAAATCTGGATTTTGTCGTTTTCTGAAGTGAAAAGAAGTACATACAACCCCTGCAGCAACGGGGTAAAGATAAGAATTTCTTCaaatgtttaaataaataaatacaattaatgAAGCTAAAaatagacagaaaaaaagaaaaacagtaatCCTGGCATGTGCAAATGTTTGGGCACCCTTCCACTTTAAAATCTCAGAACATAACATCAACTTAACTCATTAGGACATGTAAATTAGGTGAGGAGTTGTCATTCGCAATGGTCAGCTCATCACAATTCCAAAACAGATGGCTGTTACAGTTAACTGTGGAAGTTGAAGCGAGATCTTGAGGACCAAGAACACGTTCAGATATAACTGCATGTCTGCTGGGCAGAAAGGCCAACCAATCACCTCATGTGACTCTAAAGACCTGGCAGGAAGATTGATCGGACACAGGTGTGGTGGTGCACCATTCCACTGTGTAGTGCATGCTTGCATACACGGGGTCATCAGAGGGAAACTTTAACATTTATGATTAGGTCATTGGTAATGTCTTAAGAATGAAATTGTTAATATTGTGCTCTTTGGCCACAAGTGTGTTTGGACAACAAATGAACAGCATTTGATGAAAAGAACCCCTTGACAACTGTTAAGTTTGTAGGTGGATCTATTCTGTTTTGGGATTTTCTAACAGCCACAGGAAACTTCATACGAATGAAGGGAAGAATGGGATTCATCTAAATATCAGAAAATTCAGAATGCAAAAGTCATGTAGTCAGTCAAAAACTGAAGCCTACGAGAAGTTGGTCTCTACAACAAAACAATTCGAATTACGAATTCGAAAACGATTCAAAGTATACCTCAAAATAGCTTTAAGAACTTTTGCCCATGCCACAAttactcttttctttttctttttaagtcCAAAGCTTCAGAAGTAACACTGCATTAAAAGTTGAAGAAAGCCTTTGTTCAATATTTCTCTGCTACAGGGGGACCATTGGCT is a genomic window of Clupea harengus chromosome 1, Ch_v2.0.2, whole genome shotgun sequence containing:
- the gys1 gene encoding glycogen [starch] synthase, muscle; translation: MPLARSLSVTSLSGLDDWDEEFDLEDAVLFEIAWEVANKVGGIYTVIQTKARLTCEEWGENYFLVGPYTEANVRTQVELIEPSNPALIRTIDKMNASGCKVYFGRWLIEGSPYVVLIDVGFTAWSLDRWKSELWESCGIGVPWFDREANDAVLFGFLTAWLLGEYVAQCEEPPHVLAHFHEWLSGLGLMLCRQRQLPIATIFTTHATLLGRYLCAGNVDFYNKLAEFNVDKEAGDRQIYHRYCLERAAARCAHVFTTVSQITAIEAEFLLKRKPDFVTPNGLNVKKFSAMHEFQNLHAQSKNRINEFVRGHFYGHLDFNLDKTLFLFIAGRYEFSNKGADVFLEALARLNYLLRVNHSDVTVVAFFIMPARTNNFNVETLKGQAVRKQLGDTAHTVKERFGKKLYESLLVGQLPDMSKMLDKEDFTMMKRAIFATQRQCQPPICTHNMLEDSSDPILTCIRRIGLFNSASDRVKVIFHPEFLSSTSPLLPMDYEEFVRGCHLGVFPSYYEPWGYTPAECTVMGIPSISTNLSGFGCFMEEHIADPSAYGIYILDRRYRGVDESCNQLTTFLYQFCQQSRRQRIIQRNRTERLSDLLDWKYLGRYYISARHMALAKAYPDTYMYEPHDESQPSGFRYPRPASVPPSPAHSLHSSPHHSEAEDNADEDERYDEDLEAEKDRLNIRQPFALPHRLLTHNNSNSQKN